Genomic window (Polaribacter batillariae):
GATCACATCTATTGTAGAAATAGCAGTAAAAAATAAGCGAAATTTTTTAAGCATTATTCTTTAGTAAAAAATGCCTTTAGATCTTCTAATGTTTCTGGTTTTGCAATAATTTTTTTGTTTTTATCTAAAATAAAATAGGTAGGTGTAGCCATAATATTATAGGTTCTCGCAATTTTATTTTCCCATTTATTCAACCCTAAAATATGGTGCCAATTTGGTAATGTGGCTTTCATGTTTTTCCAACCAAAATCGTTTTTTTCTAAAGAAAAAGCAACCACTTTTACACCTGTTTTGTCTTGCAAAAATTTATGCAATAATGGAATTTCTTTTAAACAATGAGAACAGCCTGTACTCCAAAAAACCAACACATATTTTTCGGCATCGTTTAAGGTAGAAAGTTTTAAATCTTTACCATTTTCTTTCCAAGAAAAATCGGGAGCAATTCTACCCACCTCAGTAGCAAAAAGTGCTTTTTTCTCTTTTAAATAATCTTTATTTTGTAAGCCTTCTGGAAGTTTTTCGTAATAGTTTTCAAAAAGAAAATCAATCAATTCTAAATTTTTAGTATTTTCGAATTGCGCTACTAAAAATTCAATTACATCTTTTTTAAATGGCAAATTTTCTATTTTAGAAAGTACCGTTTTTACAGACTCTTTATACAGTTTTTGTTGCACATCTTTATTTTCGGAATAATTAATATAGAAAACATAATCTGTAATTCTATCTACTAAAAAAGAAGAGTTTATAAGAGTTTTGTCCTTAAAATCCATATGGTCGAAAAAAGTACTGGTTATATTCGACATATAATCTTTCGCAGTTGTTTTTATTTCTGAAGGATTTGCCCTTAATGTAGCCTTAATAAAAGGCTGTACATACATTCCGTTTGTGTTTTTTAAATACGTATTCTGAATTACATTTACCTGATTAAAAGCAGCTTTATAGTTTGCATTTAAATCTAAATTAGGGTTTTTAATGGCAGTAATTTGAAGTGAATCTAACTTCTGCTGCGCTTTAGAAATTTCGTTCAGATAATTTTTATAGATAATATTTTCGTTAGATTTAGAAAAAGTAACCGATTGTTCTGGATAATCTGGATGAAATGTAAAACTTACATCTTCGTTATTATAAATAAAATCTACAAAATTGGGGCTATTTGTTCTATAGGTAATTCTGTAAAAACCCGCCTTCGAAGTTTGTGGTATTTGAAATTGAAAAGTACCAATTATTTGATTTTTACCATCAATTATAATCGTATCTTTTTTAATGGTAGAATTTTGTACAAATTGTTGCCTTGCCCCTTTAATCTTGTATAAAATTACCCAATCTGTTTCCAAAGCATTTGTCATTGTTCCGCTAACAGTGTGTTGAGCTTGTGTTATAGAAGAAACTAAAAATATAAATACGAGTAATTTTTTCATTTTTTTATGTTGATTTTTTTTTGTTCTTGTAAACCACTTTTCAAGAAGCATACCAAAAGTACTATTTCTCAATCAAAAAGGGTATATTGTGGCATAAAAATATGATAAATGAGTTTTTCTAACAAAGTAATTTGGATTACTGGAGCATCTTCTGGAATTGGAAAAGCATTGGCAATTGCGCTTGCGAATAAAAATGCCAAATTAATTCTTTCTTCAAGAAAAAAAGAAGCACTAGAATTGGTTAAAAACGAATGCAAAAAAAGTAAGAATATTAAAATTATTACACTCGATTTAGAAGATTATAATAATTTACAATCTAAAGCAGAAGATGCGATTGCTAGTTTTGGAAAAATAGATATTTTAATAAATAATGGAGGTATCAGCCAACGTTCGTTAGTAGCAAACACACAAATTTCTGTCGATAAACGCATTATAAACATCAATTATTTAGGCACAGTTGCACTTACGAAAGCTGTTTTGCCTCATTTTATAAAAAACAACAATGGCCAATTTGTAGTAACTACTAGTATTGTTGGTAAAATTGGTACTCCTTTGCGCTCTAGTTACGCAGCAAGTAAGCATGCATTGCATGGTTTTTTCGATTGCTTACGAGCAGAAAATCATCACAATAATATTACAGTTACCTTAGTGTGTCCTGGGTTTATAAACACAAATGTTTCTAAAAATGCCTTAACAGGAAATGGCACTCCGCAAGGCAAAATGGATGCTGCTACTAAAAAAGGAATGTCGCCAGAACGTTTCGCAAAATTGATGGTTAACGCAATCGAAAAGAAAAAAGAAGAAGTGTATATCGCAGGCGCAAAAGAGAAATTGGGTGTTTATGTAAAAAGATTTTTTCCAAAACTATTTTCTATTTTAGTTAGAAAAATAAGCGTAACTTAAAAAGAATATTACTCGAAATAGTTTAAAGAGTCGAAATAGTTAATTATAGCCTCTTTCATTAAAACGGTTTGTTCTCCAGGTTTTAAATTAGGTAATTCTGTAAGTATTTTGTAATGTGGCCAGCCTTCATCATCAAAAAAATCAAACTCATAATAACCATATGGCTCTAATAATTTACAAATGGCAATGTGCATTAGATTTACTTTTTCGTCTTTTTTAAAGGTTCTATACCCTTGCCCAAGTTCTTGTACTCCTATTAAATAAATAATACCGTCTATATTTAACTCATCTCCATCTGCAAATTGATGGGTTAATTTTTCGATTAAGAAATTCCATTTTTCTTTAAGATTACTTATTTTTGGCATATTGCTTCAATTTTTCTGTAAAGATACAACCGACATTTTTAAAATTTAAAAAAAAGATGTAGGTTTGGGTAAATTTTTTTAATGAATATTTTTGATATTATTATAGCTGCACTATTACTCTTTGGGTTTGTTAGAGGAATAATGAAAGGGCTTTTTGTAGAAATTGCCTCTTTGGTAGCTTTAGTAGCTGGGGTTTATGGAGCGATACATTTTTCGTATTTTATTGGAGATTCTTTAAAAGAATCCGTATCTTGGGAACAAGAATACATTTCTTTAGTTTCCTTTGCAGCAACCTTTGTTATAATTATAATAATTATTGCTTTATTAGGTAAAATGCTAACAAAATTAGCAGATTTTGCTTCTTTGGGCATTATAAATAAAGTATTAGGAGGGGTTTTTGGTGCTCTAAAAATTGGGTTGATTTTAAGTGTCGTATTTATATTTTTTGGAAAAATGAACAACACAATCCCTTTTATTGAAAAGGAAACCATTAAAAAATCTATCTTATTTGAGCCTGTAAAAAAAATAGCTCCAACTATTTTCCCTTCAATTATAAAAGAAGAAATAGAAGAAAAAGAGGAAAAATCCTATAAAAATACAATCATATAATCTATGGCAATTTTTTATATTGCCCCAAATAAATAATTAATGAAAAACATTTTTCCCTTATTAGCTATTCTCAGCTCTTTTATTTTTATCTCTTTTACTACAGAAAATGATTGTACAATACTAAAAAACAATACATTTTCTTATAAAACTCAAGGTGAAAATGTTGTTGTTATTTTTAAGGGAAATAAGCATATAGAATACCATAATAAAAGAAAAAATTTTATAAAATCGGATATCGAATGGATAAGCGATTGTGAGTATTATTTAATTATTCGAGAAAATACTTTACCCAATTTTCCTTTTAAAATGGGCACAAAAATGCATATAAAAATAAATAAAGTAAGAGGCAAAAAAGTTTATTATACCTCTACTTTAGGAGGTAGGTCTTGGGATGGAAGGTTAACAAAAATAAAACAAGCGAAATACGAATAAAAGAAGCTGTCTCGAAAGTATTAAAACTTATCATTTAGACGGTAATGGAGAAATCTTATTTATTGAATTTCAGAAATTTAGATTTTTCGATAACTTCGTTAGCTACTTTCAATCAAAATATATTTTGATTTTAGCAATGCTTAAAATGACTGTTAAATTTACTTTCGAGACAGCTTCTTTGTTTTTTTACAACTTAAAAGGTTTCTTTACAAAATAGTAACCTCGCCTGTTTGCAAAGAATACACGCCACCTACTATTTTAATGTCTCCATTATCTTCCATTTCTTGAAGAATTGAACTTTTTTCGCGGATTCTATCTATCGTTAACAATACATTATTTTCTACAGTTTTTGCAACAAATTCTTTATTTGTAGAGTTTGCTTCTCCATCTACTTCTTCCGAAGATTTTTTAACTGCAGGTACAATATTGTTTAACATCGCTGTTATATTGCCTAATTCTACGCCATCGCAAGCTGCTTTAACAGCACCACAACTTTCGTGCCCTAATACTAAAATTAGTTTACTTCCTGCAACTGCACAAGAATATTCTAAGCTCCCTAAAATATCGGTGTTTTCGAAGTTTCCAGCAACTCTTGCAACAAAAATATCGCCAATCGTTTGGTCGAAAACTTGCTCTACAGGTACTCTAGAGTCGATACAAGATAAAACAACGGCTTTTGGGTATTGCCCACCAACAGTGCCTTTAACTAAAGCGTTATAATCTACACTTTCTAAAGAATTGTTTATAAATCTTTTATTTCCTTGTAAAAGGTTTGCTAAGACATCATTTGGGTTTAAGTTGTCTTGTGCGTTTTTATTTAATGCTAATGTTCTCATAATTTTTAATTTTTAAAATTCGTCTTTTACATTTTCTTTTACCCATTTTACACAAGTATCGAAATTTTTGAAAACGTGCTCTTTGGGTATAA
Coding sequences:
- a CDS encoding TlpA family protein disulfide reductase, with product MKKLLVFIFLVSSITQAQHTVSGTMTNALETDWVILYKIKGARQQFVQNSTIKKDTIIIDGKNQIIGTFQFQIPQTSKAGFYRITYRTNSPNFVDFIYNNEDVSFTFHPDYPEQSVTFSKSNENIIYKNYLNEISKAQQKLDSLQITAIKNPNLDLNANYKAAFNQVNVIQNTYLKNTNGMYVQPFIKATLRANPSEIKTTAKDYMSNITSTFFDHMDFKDKTLINSSFLVDRITDYVFYINYSENKDVQQKLYKESVKTVLSKIENLPFKKDVIEFLVAQFENTKNLELIDFLFENYYEKLPEGLQNKDYLKEKKALFATEVGRIAPDFSWKENGKDLKLSTLNDAEKYVLVFWSTGCSHCLKEIPLLHKFLQDKTGVKVVAFSLEKNDFGWKNMKATLPNWHHILGLNKWENKIARTYNIMATPTYFILDKNKKIIAKPETLEDLKAFFTKE
- a CDS encoding SDR family oxidoreductase, producing the protein MSFSNKVIWITGASSGIGKALAIALANKNAKLILSSRKKEALELVKNECKKSKNIKIITLDLEDYNNLQSKAEDAIASFGKIDILINNGGISQRSLVANTQISVDKRIININYLGTVALTKAVLPHFIKNNNGQFVVTTSIVGKIGTPLRSSYAASKHALHGFFDCLRAENHHNNITVTLVCPGFINTNVSKNALTGNGTPQGKMDAATKKGMSPERFAKLMVNAIEKKKEEVYIAGAKEKLGVYVKRFFPKLFSILVRKISVT
- a CDS encoding CvpA family protein; its protein translation is MNIFDIIIAALLLFGFVRGIMKGLFVEIASLVALVAGVYGAIHFSYFIGDSLKESVSWEQEYISLVSFAATFVIIIIIIALLGKMLTKLADFASLGIINKVLGGVFGALKIGLILSVVFIFFGKMNNTIPFIEKETIKKSILFEPVKKIAPTIFPSIIKEEIEEKEEKSYKNTII
- a CDS encoding carbonic anhydrase family protein, yielding MRTLALNKNAQDNLNPNDVLANLLQGNKRFINNSLESVDYNALVKGTVGGQYPKAVVLSCIDSRVPVEQVFDQTIGDIFVARVAGNFENTDILGSLEYSCAVAGSKLILVLGHESCGAVKAACDGVELGNITAMLNNIVPAVKKSSEEVDGEANSTNKEFVAKTVENNVLLTIDRIREKSSILQEMEDNGDIKIVGGVYSLQTGEVTIL